In a single window of the Desulfomicrobium macestii genome:
- a CDS encoding hydrogenase small subunit produces the protein MKVSVGLGKPGAEERLEKSGVSRRDFMKFCTTIAAVMGMEASFANKIALALTSPKRPSVVWLHNAECTGCSESILRAVRPFIDDLILDTISLDYHETIMAAAGHKAEEALHAAVSSPNGFLCVVEGAIPTKDNGIYGMVGGRTMLEINSEILPKAIAVISYGTCATYGGVQAASPNPTEAKGINDALKHLGVNAVNIPGCPPNPYNLVGTIVHLLTHSLAIPEMDSINRPIMFFGETVHEQCERLPHYEAGEFAPSFDSEEARKGWCLYQLGCKGPMTYNNCPKVKFNQTNWPVQAGHPCIGCSEPDFWDAASPFYEEA, from the coding sequence ATGAAGGTTTCTGTAGGTTTAGGCAAACCCGGGGCCGAAGAGCGGTTGGAAAAAAGTGGGGTCTCACGCCGAGATTTCATGAAGTTCTGTACCACAATCGCAGCGGTCATGGGTATGGAGGCGTCATTCGCCAACAAAATCGCCCTGGCGCTGACTTCCCCCAAGCGTCCTTCCGTGGTCTGGCTGCATAACGCGGAATGCACAGGCTGCTCCGAATCCATTCTCCGCGCTGTACGTCCCTTTATCGACGACCTGATTCTGGACACAATCAGCCTCGACTACCATGAAACCATCATGGCCGCCGCTGGACACAAGGCTGAAGAAGCCCTGCACGCGGCCGTAAGCTCCCCCAACGGCTTTCTCTGTGTTGTTGAAGGAGCCATCCCGACCAAGGACAACGGCATCTACGGCATGGTCGGCGGCCGCACCATGCTTGAAATCAACTCCGAAATCCTGCCCAAGGCAATCGCCGTTATTTCCTACGGAACCTGCGCCACCTACGGCGGCGTTCAGGCTGCGAGCCCCAACCCAACCGAGGCCAAGGGCATCAACGACGCACTCAAGCATCTGGGTGTCAACGCAGTCAACATCCCCGGCTGTCCCCCCAACCCCTACAACCTCGTTGGAACCATCGTTCATCTCCTGACCCACAGTCTGGCCATCCCGGAAATGGATTCCATAAACCGGCCGATCATGTTTTTCGGTGAAACCGTGCATGAACAGTGCGAGCGCCTGCCCCATTACGAAGCCGGCGAGTTCGCCCCCTCCTTTGATTCGGAAGAGGCCCGCAAGGGCTGGTGCCTGTACCAGCTCGGCTGCAAAGGCCCCATGACCTACAACAACTGCCCCAAGGTCAAGTTCAACCAGACGAACTGGCCGGTTCAGGCCGGTCATCCCTGTATCGGCTGCAGTGAACCCGATTTCTGGGACGCCGCTTCCCCCTTCTACGAAGAAGCATAA